One stretch of Cohnella algarum DNA includes these proteins:
- a CDS encoding Crp/Fnr family transcriptional regulator — MNPTARIPICNEGTEGTARCFSADSFAKLQSIMYRKTIEKGTVLFWEGDPADKLLFVRSGRLRITKTSDNGRHITLYLLQNGDLYGQPDPSGKPVHSFNAEVIEPGEIGLIQMADLEVLLWQHGDFAIEFMKWMGLMHRMTQTKFRDLMLYGKSGALCSLLIRLCNSNGVPDSDGTLISLKINHTELADMIGASRECVNRMLSEYRKENVILVKDGYLVVKDMDYLRKICRCESCPKEVCRM, encoded by the coding sequence ATGAACCCGACCGCCCGAATCCCGATTTGCAACGAAGGTACGGAAGGAACGGCCCGGTGTTTTTCCGCCGACAGCTTTGCCAAGCTTCAGAGCATCATGTACCGCAAAACGATCGAAAAAGGCACCGTCCTGTTCTGGGAAGGCGATCCTGCCGACAAACTCCTGTTCGTCCGCAGCGGCCGGCTTCGCATTACGAAAACGTCGGACAACGGACGCCACATCACGCTTTATCTGCTCCAAAACGGAGATCTGTACGGCCAGCCCGATCCGTCCGGCAAGCCGGTTCACTCGTTTAACGCCGAAGTGATCGAACCCGGGGAAATCGGGCTGATCCAGATGGCCGATCTTGAAGTGCTGCTGTGGCAGCACGGCGATTTTGCCATCGAATTCATGAAGTGGATGGGTCTGATGCACCGGATGACCCAAACGAAATTTCGGGACCTTATGCTTTACGGAAAATCCGGGGCGCTCTGCTCGCTGCTTATCCGCTTGTGCAATTCCAACGGCGTTCCCGACAGCGACGGAACGTTGATTTCGTTGAAAATCAACCATACCGAGCTCGCGGATATGATCGGAGCGTCAAGGGAATGCGTCAATCGAATGCTGTCCGAGTACCGCAAGGAAAACGTCATTCTCGTCAAGGACGGTTACCTGGTCGTCAAAGACATGGACTATTTGCGAAAAATTTGCCGGTGCGAAAGCTGTCCGAAGGAAGTGTGCCGAATGTAG
- the mobA gene encoding molybdenum cofactor guanylyltransferase — MPTQPSESIPPSRDVSAEPPVSGIILAGGRSRVKRGELKALWPIDGEPLLARQIRLMRSWCKEIMVVTDTPRLYLPLVPADVRIVTDYAKGKGPLGGMAAGLSLAQLPYAWIVGSRMADLSVPAARLLLARCAAGRKEAVWPSDSSGPYPLHGIYACASAGRVVRLFEEGRRGLADLPRFLLWDEVTENEFARHGIAFDFVRERAAGGAVYPFPADRR, encoded by the coding sequence ATGCCGACGCAACCGTCCGAAAGCATCCCGCCTTCGCGGGATGTATCCGCGGAACCGCCCGTAAGCGGAATTATTCTCGCGGGAGGCCGCAGCCGGGTGAAGCGCGGAGAGCTGAAGGCGTTATGGCCGATCGACGGGGAGCCGCTGCTGGCAAGGCAAATCCGTTTGATGAGGTCCTGGTGCAAGGAAATCATGGTGGTCACCGACACGCCGCGCTTGTATTTGCCGCTCGTCCCCGCGGATGTCCGCATCGTCACCGATTACGCGAAGGGAAAAGGGCCGCTGGGCGGCATGGCGGCAGGGTTGTCGCTCGCGCAGCTCCCCTATGCGTGGATCGTCGGCAGCCGCATGGCGGATTTGTCCGTTCCGGCCGCCCGGCTGCTGCTGGCGCGCTGCGCAGCCGGACGAAAGGAGGCGGTGTGGCCGTCGGATTCGAGCGGGCCGTATCCGCTGCACGGCATATACGCCTGCGCGAGCGCCGGCCGCGTCGTCCGGTTGTTCGAGGAAGGCCGGCGAGGGCTGGCGGATTTGCCGAGATTTCTGCTCTGGGACGAGGTGACGGAAAACGAATTCGCCCGGCACGGCATCGCATTCGATTTTGTCCGCGAGCGGGCCGCCGGCGGCGCCGTTTATCCTTTTCCGGCCGACCGAAGGTAA
- the adhE gene encoding bifunctional acetaldehyde-CoA/alcohol dehydrogenase: MTVKESRAQPNAAADQANALVARAHQAMEAYLRLDQERIDAIVQAMALAGLNRHMELAKLAVEETGRGVYEDKITKNMFATESVYHSIKYDKTVGVIEDNPYESYQKVAEPVGVIAGVTPVTNPTSTTMFKSLIAAKTRNPIIFAFHPSAQRSSAAAAQTLRDAAVKAGAPEHCIQWIESPSVEATQALMNHPGVALVLATGGSAMVKAAYSTGKPALGVGPGNVPCLIEKSADLKQAVTDLILSKTFDNGMICASEQAVIVEEAVYDQVRKLMIEYGCYFLNKEETEAVSRLVINPEKCAVNAAIVGQPAERIAELAGVEVPPGTKILVAELGGVGDAWPLSAEKLSPVLACYKVSTVHQGIARAAEVVAYGGMGHSSVIHSRNEEAIAAFARRLQTGRVIVNAPSTHGAIGDIYNTNLPSLTLGCGSYGHNSTTANVTAVNLINVKRVARRTLNMQWFKVPPKVYFERGATQYLEKMPDISRVLIVTDATMAQLGYVEKVEYYLRKRKTPVSIEVFADVEPDPSTDTVDKGTALMRAFRPDCIVALGGGSPMDAAKAMWLFYEYPDTEFDALKQKFLDIRKRVYKYPRLGYKAKFVAIPTTSGTGSEVTSFAVITDKNKGNTKYPLADYELTPDVAIVDPEFVYSLPKTAVADTGMDVLTHAIEAYVSVMANDYTDGLALQAIRLVFDNLERSFHTSDSQAREKMHNASTIAGMAFANAFLGINHSLAHKWGGQYRTAHGRTNAILMPHVIKYNAGKPTKFASFPKYGHFIADERYADIARLLGLPAKTTEEGVGSLIAAVRKLNRSLGIPEKFADLGIPASDFESRVDELADRAFEDQCTTANPRMPLVTELADIYRNAYYGRF; this comes from the coding sequence ATGACGGTAAAAGAGAGCCGAGCGCAGCCGAACGCGGCGGCCGATCAGGCGAACGCTCTCGTCGCGAGGGCGCATCAGGCGATGGAGGCGTATTTGCGCCTCGATCAGGAACGAATCGATGCCATCGTGCAGGCCATGGCGCTGGCGGGTTTGAACCGCCACATGGAGCTCGCGAAGCTTGCCGTGGAGGAGACGGGACGCGGCGTGTACGAGGACAAAATCACGAAAAACATGTTCGCGACCGAGTCCGTCTATCACAGCATCAAATACGACAAGACGGTCGGGGTGATCGAAGACAATCCTTACGAGAGCTACCAGAAGGTCGCGGAGCCGGTCGGCGTCATCGCCGGGGTGACTCCGGTGACGAACCCGACGTCGACGACGATGTTCAAATCGCTGATCGCGGCCAAAACGCGAAATCCGATCATTTTCGCGTTTCATCCGTCCGCGCAGCGCTCGAGCGCCGCGGCGGCGCAAACGCTGCGCGACGCGGCCGTCAAGGCGGGCGCGCCGGAGCATTGCATCCAGTGGATCGAATCCCCGTCCGTGGAAGCGACGCAGGCGCTCATGAACCATCCCGGCGTAGCGCTCGTGCTCGCCACCGGAGGCTCCGCGATGGTGAAGGCGGCGTACAGCACCGGCAAGCCGGCGCTCGGGGTCGGACCCGGGAACGTGCCGTGCCTGATCGAGAAATCCGCCGATTTGAAGCAGGCGGTGACCGACCTCATCTTGTCCAAGACGTTCGACAACGGCATGATTTGCGCGTCCGAGCAGGCGGTTATCGTGGAGGAGGCCGTGTACGACCAGGTCCGCAAGCTGATGATCGAGTACGGCTGTTACTTTTTGAACAAGGAAGAGACGGAGGCCGTGTCGAGGCTGGTGATCAACCCGGAAAAATGCGCCGTGAACGCGGCCATCGTCGGCCAGCCCGCGGAGCGCATCGCCGAATTGGCGGGCGTCGAGGTTCCGCCGGGAACGAAAATTCTCGTGGCCGAGCTGGGCGGCGTCGGGGACGCCTGGCCGCTTTCCGCCGAGAAGCTGAGTCCGGTGCTCGCCTGCTACAAAGTGTCGACCGTGCACCAGGGCATCGCCAGAGCGGCGGAAGTCGTGGCCTACGGCGGCATGGGGCACTCCTCGGTCATCCATTCCCGCAACGAGGAGGCGATCGCCGCGTTCGCGAGGCGTTTGCAAACGGGACGCGTCATTGTGAACGCCCCGTCGACGCACGGCGCGATCGGCGACATTTACAACACGAACCTGCCGTCCCTCACGCTCGGCTGCGGTTCGTACGGGCACAACTCGACGACGGCGAACGTAACGGCGGTCAATTTGATCAACGTGAAAAGGGTGGCGAGGCGTACGCTGAACATGCAATGGTTCAAAGTGCCTCCGAAGGTGTATTTCGAGCGGGGGGCGACGCAATATCTGGAGAAAATGCCGGACATCTCGCGGGTGCTGATCGTCACCGACGCGACGATGGCGCAGCTCGGCTACGTGGAGAAGGTCGAGTACTATTTGCGCAAGCGGAAAACACCGGTCAGCATCGAAGTGTTTGCCGACGTGGAGCCCGATCCGTCGACCGATACGGTCGACAAAGGCACGGCGCTGATGCGGGCGTTCCGGCCGGACTGCATCGTGGCGCTCGGCGGGGGCTCGCCGATGGACGCCGCGAAGGCGATGTGGCTGTTCTACGAATACCCGGACACCGAATTCGACGCGCTCAAGCAAAAATTTCTCGACATCCGCAAACGGGTGTACAAATATCCGCGGCTCGGCTACAAGGCGAAATTCGTCGCCATTCCGACGACGTCCGGCACCGGCTCCGAAGTGACCTCGTTCGCCGTCATTACGGACAAAAACAAAGGAAATACGAAATACCCGCTCGCCGATTACGAGCTGACGCCGGACGTGGCGATCGTCGACCCGGAATTCGTTTACAGCTTGCCGAAGACGGCCGTCGCGGACACGGGGATGGACGTCCTGACGCACGCGATCGAAGCGTACGTGTCGGTCATGGCGAACGATTATACGGACGGGCTCGCGCTGCAGGCGATCCGGCTCGTCTTCGACAACCTGGAACGTTCGTTCCATACTTCGGATTCGCAAGCTCGTGAAAAAATGCACAATGCCTCGACAATCGCCGGAATGGCGTTCGCCAACGCTTTTCTCGGGATCAACCACAGCCTGGCTCACAAATGGGGAGGGCAGTACCGTACGGCGCACGGGCGGACGAACGCGATTTTGATGCCGCACGTCATCAAATACAACGCCGGAAAGCCGACCAAATTCGCGTCGTTTCCGAAGTACGGCCACTTCATCGCCGACGAGCGGTATGCCGATATCGCCCGGCTGCTGGGGCTTCCGGCGAAGACGACGGAGGAGGGCGTCGGAAGCCTGATCGCGGCGGTGCGGAAGCTGAACCGCTCGCTCGGCATTCCCGAGAAATTCGCCGATCTCGGCATTCCGGCGAGCGACTTCGAGTCGCGCGTCGACGAGCTCGCGGACCGCGCGTTCGAGGACCAGTGCACGACGGCCAATCCGCGGATGCCGCTCGTGACGGAGCTGGCGGACATTTACCGGAACGCATACTACGGCAGATTTTAA
- the pflB gene encoding formate C-acetyltransferase: MAKVADEVRNRAKPGGGPWRGFADGEWKKRIDVSGFILRNVAPYDGDEAFLAPPTEATRSLWDRVLELMRRERENGGVLDIDVHTVSTITSHGPGYIERGKEKIVGLQTDAPLRRAVQPFGGIRMAADACEAYGYRLPDDMIRLFTDIRKTHNQGVFDAYTTEMRTARKAGIITGLPDAYGRGRIIGDYRRAALYGVDRLIDDKRDDLRELEVCEMSEEVIRQREELSEQIRSLQELKKMAASYGFDISRPAADAREAFQWLYFAYLAAIKEQNGAAMSLGRVSTFLDIYIERDLAEGTLTEAEAQELVDHFVMKLRLVKFLRTPDYNELFSGDPTWVTESIGGMALDGRTLVTRNSFRFLHTLYNLGPAPEPNLTVLWSERLPRAFKAYCAKVSIATSSIQYENDELMRPLFGDDYGIACCVSAMRIGKQMQFFGARANLAKALLYAINGGIDEKLGIQVGPKLVPLTGDTLDYAEVAANYDEVLEWLAGLYMNTLNVIHYMHDKYCYERLEMALHDREIVRTMACGIAGLSVAADSLSAIKHAKVRPIRNEQGVAIDFAIEGDYPQYGNNDDRADRIAVELAESFMNKLRKHHAYRNAIPTLSVLTITSNVVYGKKTGSTPDGRKSGEPFAPGANPMHGRDRKGALASLGSVAKIPYASCQDGISNTFSIVPKALGREEEARSGVLVSLLDGYTASGGHHLNVNVFNREQLLDAMEHPEKYPQLTIRVSGYAVNFIKLTREQQLDVVNRTFHGAM; this comes from the coding sequence ATGGCGAAGGTTGCAGACGAGGTTCGGAACCGCGCGAAGCCGGGGGGCGGCCCTTGGCGGGGGTTTGCGGATGGCGAATGGAAAAAACGGATCGACGTGTCCGGCTTCATTTTGCGGAACGTTGCTCCCTACGACGGGGACGAGGCGTTCCTCGCCCCGCCGACGGAGGCGACGCGTTCCCTGTGGGACCGGGTGCTGGAGCTGATGCGCCGGGAACGGGAAAACGGCGGCGTGCTCGATATCGACGTCCATACCGTGTCGACGATTACATCGCACGGTCCGGGCTATATCGAGCGCGGCAAGGAAAAAATCGTCGGGCTGCAAACCGACGCGCCGCTGCGGCGGGCGGTTCAGCCGTTCGGGGGCATCCGGATGGCGGCCGACGCCTGCGAAGCCTACGGCTACCGGCTGCCGGACGACATGATCCGGCTGTTCACCGACATCCGCAAAACGCATAACCAGGGCGTGTTCGACGCGTATACGACGGAAATGCGGACAGCGCGCAAAGCCGGCATCATTACCGGGCTGCCCGACGCCTACGGCCGCGGGCGGATTATCGGGGACTACCGGCGGGCCGCGCTGTACGGCGTCGACCGCCTCATCGACGACAAGCGGGACGATTTGCGGGAGCTGGAGGTTTGCGAAATGTCGGAGGAGGTCATCCGGCAGCGCGAGGAGCTTTCCGAGCAGATTCGCAGCCTGCAGGAGCTGAAGAAGATGGCGGCTTCCTACGGCTTCGATATCTCCAGGCCTGCGGCCGATGCGCGCGAGGCGTTTCAATGGCTGTACTTCGCTTACCTGGCCGCGATCAAGGAGCAGAACGGGGCGGCGATGAGCCTCGGCCGCGTGTCGACGTTTCTCGATATTTACATCGAGCGGGATTTGGCGGAAGGCACGCTGACCGAAGCGGAAGCGCAGGAGCTGGTCGACCATTTCGTCATGAAGCTCCGGCTCGTCAAATTTTTGCGGACGCCCGACTACAACGAATTGTTCAGCGGCGACCCGACGTGGGTGACGGAATCGATCGGCGGCATGGCGCTGGACGGCCGGACGCTGGTAACCCGCAACTCGTTCCGTTTTCTTCATACGCTTTATAACCTGGGGCCGGCGCCCGAGCCGAACCTGACGGTGCTCTGGTCCGAGCGTCTCCCGCGGGCGTTCAAGGCCTATTGCGCCAAAGTGTCCATCGCGACAAGCTCGATCCAGTATGAAAACGACGAGCTGATGCGCCCGCTGTTCGGGGACGATTACGGCATCGCGTGCTGCGTTTCGGCGATGCGGATCGGCAAGCAGATGCAGTTTTTCGGGGCGCGGGCGAATTTGGCGAAGGCGCTTCTGTACGCGATCAACGGCGGCATCGACGAGAAGCTCGGCATCCAGGTCGGCCCGAAGCTCGTTCCGCTGACCGGGGACACGCTCGATTACGCGGAAGTGGCGGCCAACTACGACGAGGTGCTGGAATGGCTTGCGGGCCTGTATATGAACACGCTCAACGTCATCCACTACATGCACGACAAATACTGCTACGAACGGCTGGAAATGGCGCTGCACGACCGGGAGATCGTCCGCACGATGGCGTGCGGCATCGCCGGGCTCTCGGTGGCGGCCGACTCCTTGAGCGCGATCAAGCACGCCAAAGTGCGGCCGATCCGCAACGAGCAAGGCGTCGCGATCGATTTCGCGATCGAGGGCGACTATCCGCAATACGGCAATAACGACGACCGGGCGGACCGGATCGCGGTCGAGCTGGCGGAATCGTTCATGAACAAGCTGCGCAAGCACCATGCGTACCGGAATGCGATTCCGACCCTGTCGGTGCTGACGATCACCTCGAACGTCGTGTACGGCAAAAAAACCGGCAGCACGCCCGACGGCCGAAAGAGCGGGGAGCCGTTCGCGCCGGGGGCGAACCCGATGCACGGACGCGACCGCAAGGGAGCGCTCGCGTCGCTCGGCTCGGTCGCCAAAATTCCGTACGCGAGCTGCCAGGACGGCATTTCGAACACGTTCTCGATCGTGCCGAAAGCGCTTGGCCGGGAGGAGGAGGCGAGAAGCGGCGTGCTGGTGTCGCTTCTGGACGGCTATACGGCAAGCGGCGGGCACCATTTGAACGTCAACGTGTTCAACCGCGAGCAGCTGCTGGATGCGATGGAGCATCCGGAGAAATACCCGCAGCTGACGATCCGCGTGTCGGGCTATGCGGTCAACTTCATCAAGCTGACGAGAGAACAGCAGCTTGACGTCGTGAACCGGACGTTTCACGGAGCGATGTGA
- the pflA gene encoding pyruvate formate-lyase-activating protein encodes MHNEGRIHSIDTFGTVDGPGIRFVLFAQGCALQCGYCHNPDTWNPRDGRTATVEELLAEIEPYVPYYSRSGGGITVTGGEPTLQAPFVARLLAECKRRWGLHTALDSSGFCDPHHVEELMEVTDLVLLDLKQLNRERHIALTSQPNDRTLAFARWLSERGKPVWIRHVLIPDVTDDMADLTALGAFMGTLGNVAKFELLPYHRMGVHKWERLGKAYPLEGVRPPEEKEMRRARHLIEMAMRDAKTVRIGES; translated from the coding sequence ATGCATAACGAAGGCCGCATCCATTCCATCGATACGTTCGGCACCGTCGACGGCCCGGGCATTCGCTTCGTGCTCTTTGCGCAGGGGTGCGCGCTGCAGTGCGGGTACTGCCACAACCCGGATACGTGGAATCCCCGGGACGGCCGAACGGCGACGGTCGAGGAGTTGCTGGCGGAAATCGAGCCTTACGTTCCGTATTACAGCCGCTCCGGCGGCGGCATTACCGTCACGGGAGGGGAGCCGACGCTGCAGGCGCCCTTCGTCGCCCGGCTGCTGGCCGAGTGCAAGAGGCGCTGGGGGCTGCATACGGCGCTCGATTCCTCAGGCTTCTGCGACCCTCATCACGTCGAGGAACTGATGGAGGTCACCGATCTCGTGCTGCTCGATCTGAAGCAGCTGAACCGCGAGCGGCACATTGCCCTGACTAGCCAGCCCAACGACCGGACGCTCGCCTTCGCCCGCTGGCTGTCGGAGCGGGGGAAGCCCGTATGGATTCGCCACGTGCTCATTCCGGACGTGACGGACGACATGGCGGACTTGACCGCTCTGGGGGCGTTCATGGGCACGCTGGGCAACGTGGCAAAGTTCGAGCTGCTGCCGTACCACCGGATGGGGGTGCACAAGTGGGAGCGGCTCGGCAAAGCGTATCCGCTGGAGGGCGTCCGGCCGCCGGAGGAAAAAGAAATGCGGCGCGCCCGGCATCTGATCGAAATGGCCATGCGCGACGCGAAGACCGTCCGCATCGGCGAATCATAG